One genomic region from Phragmites australis chromosome 1, lpPhrAust1.1, whole genome shotgun sequence encodes:
- the LOC133918465 gene encoding probable glutathione S-transferase GSTU6 — MAAGGDLRLLGSWYSPYVIRVKMALGLKGLSYEYTEQDLFNKSDLLLRSNPVHKTVPVLIHGGRPVCESLAIVQYVDEAWAGIGHPLLHADAHDRATARFWAAYIDDKFFQSWRALSWSTTEEKRTEAFKNAIPVVETLERAFRECSKGKAFFGGDIVGLVDVALGSFLVGIKVVDEVNGTNLLDEVNFPGLAAWAERFLAVDAVKEVMPDAEKLLEQYKGFLAKWIASG, encoded by the exons ATGGCGGCCGGAGGAGACCTGCGGCTGTTGGGCTCGTGGTACAGCCCGTACGTGATCCGCGTCAAGATGGCGTTGGGGTTGAAGGGGCTGAGCTACGAGTACACCGAGCAGGACCTCTTCAACAAGAGCGACCTCCTGCTGAGGTCCAACCCGGTGCACAAGACGGTGCCCGTCCTCATCCACGGCGGCCGGCCAGTGTGCGAGTCGCTCGCCATCGTGCAGTATGTCGACGAGGCCTGGGCGGGGATCGGGCATCCTCTCCTCCACGCCGACGCCCACGACCGCGCCACGGCTCGCTTCTGGGCGGCGTACATCGACGACAAG TTTTTCCAGTCTTGGAGGGCACTGTCCTGGTCGACGACGGAGGAGAAGAGAACAGAGGCGTTCAAGAACGCCATCCCTGTGGTGGAGACGTTGGAGAGAGCCTTCAGAGAGTGCTCCAAGGGGAAGGCCTTCTTCGGCGGTGACATCGTCGGGCTCGTGGACGTCGCGCTCGGGAGCTTCCTGGTGGGGATCAAGGTGGTGGACGAGGTGAACGGCACCAaccttcttgacgaggtcaacttCCCGGGCCTGGCCGCGTGGGCGGAGCGTTTCTTGGCCGTGGACGCCGTCAAGGAGGTGATGCCGGACGCAGAGAAGCTCTTGGAGCAGTACAAGGGGTTTCTGGCTAAATGGATTGCTTCTGGCTGA